Within the Enterobacter roggenkampii genome, the region GCGGACGACTCTCCGGTCACGGCGGCAGATATCGCGGCGCATAAGGTGATCCTGAAAGGGTTACAGGCCTTAACGCCGGACATCCCCGTCCTGTCAGAAGAAGCGCCGCAAAGCTGGGAAGAGCGCCAGCACTGGCAGCGCTACTGGCTGGTGGACCCCCTGGACGGGACAAAAGAGTTCATCAAGCGCAACGGTGAATTCACCGTCAATATCGCCCTGATTGAGAAGGGTAAAGCGGTGCTGGGCGTGGTCTACGCGCCGGTCATGAAGGTGATGTACAGTGCTGCGGAAGGAAAGGCGTGGAAGGAAGAGTGCGGCGTGCGCAAGCAGATCCAGGTGCGCGACGCGCGTCCGCCGCTGGTGGTGATTAGCCGCTCGCACAGCGACAGCGAGCTGCAGGAGTATCTGCAGCAGCTGGGTGAACACCAGACCACCTCGATTGGCTCATCGCTGAAATTCTGCCTGGTGGCGGAAGGACAAGCTC harbors:
- the cysQ gene encoding 3'(2'),5'-bisphosphate nucleotidase CysQ, with protein sequence MLDKICQLARDAGDAIMQVYDGSKPMEVVSKADDSPVTAADIAAHKVILKGLQALTPDIPVLSEEAPQSWEERQHWQRYWLVDPLDGTKEFIKRNGEFTVNIALIEKGKAVLGVVYAPVMKVMYSAAEGKAWKEECGVRKQIQVRDARPPLVVISRSHSDSELQEYLQQLGEHQTTSIGSSLKFCLVAEGQAQLYPRFGPTNVWDTAAGHAVAAAAGAHVHDWQGKPLDYTPRESFLNPGFRVSIY